The following proteins are co-located in the Oncorhynchus clarkii lewisi isolate Uvic-CL-2024 unplaced genomic scaffold, UVic_Ocla_1.0 unplaced_contig_12876_pilon_pilon, whole genome shotgun sequence genome:
- the LOC139399519 gene encoding CD209 antigen-like, translating to MSEGVYENSNGFKDDEPDAMKNTDMDGQLYANLRAFKPSPRDGVVASVHVQWWKRPSGVAAVCLGLLCVLLLAGIIGLAVYYGVSSHRNSTERDLLQASYSLLTNERDQLQTSYNNMTEEKYHLQTSYNSISEERDQLQTSYSLLTNKRDQLQTSYNKMTEEKDQLQTSYNSMTEERDQLQTSYSLLTNKRDQLQTSYNKMTEEKDQLQTSYNNLTEERDQLQTRVKLSEEPCLAEWWKFGTSCYYVSSTMNTAGAGQRECRTMGGELVVINSREEQIFINGFKKNVWIGIYKKDEIWQWVDRTPFTTTYWMEGEPNNLNDKAACVEISQTATDPLKSWRDGPCVPKHWVCEKPITP from the exons ATGTCAGAGGGAGTCTATGaaaattcaaatggatttaaagACGATGAGCCTGATGCAATGAAGAACACAGACATGGATGGTCAATTATATGCCAACTTAAGAGCCTTCAAACCCAGTCCAAGAGATGGAGTTGTTGCTTCAG TACATGTTCAGTGGTGGAAGAGACCCTCTGGAgttgctgcagtgtgtctggggctgctgtgtgttctcctattggctgggatcataggcctgGCTGTCTACT ATGGAGTCAGTAGTCATCGCAACTCAACAGAGCGAGACCTGCTACAGGCCAGTTACAGCCTTCTGACTAATGAGAGAGACCAGCtgcagaccagttacaacaacatgACTGAAGAAAAATACCacctacagaccagttacaacagcattagtgaagagagagaccagctacagaccagttacagccTTCTGACTAACAAGAGAGACCAGCtgcagaccagttacaacaaaaTGACTGAAGaaaaagaccagctacagaccagttacaacagcatgactgaagagagagaccagctacagaccagttacagccTTCTGACTAACAAGAGAGACCAGCtgcagaccagttacaacaaaaTGACTGAAGaaaaagaccagctacagaccagttacaacaacctgactgaagagagagaccagctacagaccagggtTAAGTTATCTG AGGAACCCTGTCTAGCTGAATGGTGGAAGTTTGGCACCAGCTGTTATTATGTCTCCTCCACGATGAACACAGCTGGGGCCGGTCAGAGGGAGTGCAGAACAATGGGAGGAGAGTTGGTTGTTATAAACAGCAGAGAAGAACAG ATATTCATTAACGGATTTAAGAAGAATGTCTGGATTGGTATTTATAAAAAAGACGAAATCTGGCAGTGGGTTGACAGAACACCATTTACAACTAC GTATTGGATGGAAGGGGAACCTAATAACTTGAATGACAAGGCGGCTTGTGTTGAGATCTCACAGACAGCAACAGACCCATTGAAGAGTTGGAGGGACGGACCATGTGTTCCAAAACACTGGGTCTGTGAGAAACCAATCACACCATAA